The following nucleotide sequence is from Streptomyces leeuwenhoekii.
CGACCTCCTCGGCAAGCTCGGGGTGGGCGCGGCCGGAGAAGAACATCATCTTCTTCTCGCCGGTCGTCTTGATCCCGGTCACAGCACTTTCTCCTCAGAGGTGTCGCAGCTGGGTCACGCACCAAGCCGCCCCGCACACGCGGGAGGCCATCTCAGCTGGTGGGGTGCGGGTGTGCACTTATCACGGTACGCCGTGTTCGACGCACCGGTTTCCGGTCAGCCTTCGCCGTCCGGCTCCCGGGACGCCGCCTCGGCCGCCTTCGCGGCCGCGCTCCCAGGACGCTTACGGGCCACCCAACCCTCGATATTGCGCTGCTGACCGCGGGCCACGGCCAGCGAACCGGGCGGCACGTCCTTCGTGATCACCGAGCCGGCCGCGGTGTACGCGCCGTCCCCGATCGTGACAGGAGCCACAAACATGTTGTCCGAACCCGTACGGCAGTGAGAACCGACCGTCGTGTGATGTTTGTCCTGCCCGTCATAGTTCACGAACACACTCGCGGCACCGATGTTCGTGTACTCACCGATCGTCGCGTCACCGACGTACGACAGATGCGGCACCTTCGTGCCCTCACCGATCGACGCGTTCTTCGTCTCGACGTACGTACCGATCTTGCCCTTGGAACCGAGCCGCGTACCGGGCCGCAGATACGCGTACGGACCCACCGTCGCCTCCGGGCCGATCTCGGCCGCCAGCGCCACCGTGTTGTCCACCCGCGCGCCCGCGCCGACCCGCGTGTCCGTCAGCCGCGCGTTCGGCCCGACCTCGCAGCCCTCCGCCAGATGCGTGGCACCGTGCAACTGCGTACCCGGGTGCACCAGCACGTCCCGCTCGAACGTCACCGTCACGTCGACCCAGGTCGTCGCCGGATCCACCACCGTCACACCCGACAGCATCGCGCGCGTCAGCAACCGGTCGTTCAGGATCCGACGGGCCTCGGCGAGCTGCACCCGGTTGTTGATCCCCGCGATCTCACGGTGATCACCGGCCACACAGGCACCCACCCGGTGACCGGCCTCCCGCAGAATCCCCAGGACGTCGGTCAGGTACTCCTCGCCCTGGCTGTTGTCCGTGCGGACCTTCCCCAGCGCCTGAGCCAGCAACCGCCCGTCGAACGCGAACACACCCGAGTTGATCTCCCGGATCGCCCGCTGCGCGTCCGTCGCGTCCTTGTGCTCCACGATCGCCGTCACCGCGCCCGTGGCCTCGTCCCGCACGATCCGGCCGTAACCGGTCGCGTCCGGCACCTCGGCCGTCAGCACCGTCACCGCGTTGCCGTCCCCGGCATGCGTCGACGCCAGGGACCCCAGCGTCTCGGCCGTCAGCAGCGGAGTGTCGCCGCAGACCACGACCACGGTCCCGTCGACCGCGCCGCCCAGCTCCTCCAGCGCCATCCGCACGGCGTGCCCGGTGCCGTTCTGCTGCGCCTGCACGGCGGTGCGGACGTCGGGGGCGACCTCGGCCAGGTGCGCGGTGACCTTCTCGCGGGCGTGGCCCACGACGACGACGAGATTCTCCGGCTCCAGCTCGCCGGCGGCGGCGAGCACATGGCCCACCAGGGAACGGCCGCAGATGTCGTGCAGGACCTTCGGCGTGGCCGACTTCATACGGGTGCCCTCACCCGCTGCGAGAACGACGACGGCTGCCGGGCGGTTGGCGCTCACGGGATGCCCTTCGGCTTATGGGTGGGGTTGGACATCCGCAGGATACCGGGGGGTTTGTGGGAGGCATGGGTGCGGGCCCCGACAGGAGTTGTCGGGGCCCGCGAGGCCGGCTCCCGGGGCAGGAGTCGAACCTGCGTCTTACCTGGATTCAAAGTCCAGTCGCCCCTACCGACAGAGCAACCCGGGATTGCCGGGGCAAGCCTACGGTGTTCGCTGCTTGGCTGCCACCACCATCCCGGTCCACCACCCCTCGATACGGCGGTACAGATCCGCGCTCCGCAGAACGCTGATCACCAGACAACCCCGGTAATTCTCGCCGACGTTCTTGCGGGTGGTCTTGGGGTTGTGCTTCTTCAGAGTGGTTCTCTGGAACGAGGAGACGTCCACGCCGGCCAGGTCGGCCCAGAATTTCTCGGCACCCTCGGCGTCAGCGGTCATGTGGATCATGACCCGGTACCGGAGGCGTCCACGCTCCACCCCCAGGAGGTCGAGCCAAGCCAGGAAAATCCGGATCACACCCGGGTCACTATTGACAAACTGTACGTTCTCGCGCCGGGCGTACGGCTTGTCTTTTGCGCCCTCGGCCCAGTAGAGGGCGACGCCGGACATGAACAGATCCCGTTCGCTCATCGGGCCGATCTCGGCGATGGCGGTCGCCTTGGTCAGCTGCCGTTGTTCGTCCCGCTTTGCCAGTTCGTGCTCCCAACGCTTCCGAGCCGCCAGCTTTGCCTGTTCTGTCGGATCGCGTCGCTCCGGCTTCGGCAGGTCCCGTACCCACAGTGAGATCGAACTCTTGCTGCACCCCAGCTCCACCTGGATCTGGTCATACGTCCAGCCCTGAAGCCGAAGTTCCCGGGCCCTCTCCCGCAGGTCGTCCTTCGCGTTCGGGCGTTCGGTCCATTCCGGGAGCGGTTCGCCCTCCAGGAGGCGGTTGAGGATGTCGTTGTTGTCGACGTGTAGCCGGTCGCGGATCTGGCGTCGGCTGAGTCCCTCCCGGCGAAGGGTCACCGCCTGTTCCCGCAATCCCTCGAAGTCGGCGTACTTGCTGCTCGTGCGTGCCATGGGCCATACCGTCCGGGCGGAATGGAGGGGTCCGGGGTCGAACGGTGTGCGGTTCAACAGTTCGGGGGAATCCGGTTCGTTTCGCTTACGGAGGTGTCACGGACTGTGGTGGTCCGGTGGGGGAAAGTCGCCGGAAAAGCCGCACCCGGCGCCCGTAGGCTGGAGGCATGACCACGACGGGGGAAGACCACGTGCCGGCCCGGGGAGGGCCGTGGTGGTGGGCGAGGCGGCGCGGGGCCGCGCTCGATGCGGCGCTGGCCGCGGTGTCCGCGCTGGAGTGTGCGGTGGAGGGGGTTCCGTTCGCCCGGGACGCGGGGATCCCGGTGGCGGCGGGGGTGGTGTTCGGCCTGCTGGCCGGCTCGGTGCTGCTGGTGCGGCGGCAGTGGCCGATCGCCGTGGTGCTGGTGGCGATCGCGATCACGCCGGCCCAGATGGGCTCCCTGATGGCGATCGTCGGTCTGTACACGCTGGCGGCCTCGGAGCTGCCGCGCCGGATCATCGGCGCGCTGGCCGGGATGTCGCTGCTCGGCACGCTGATCGTGATGTTCGTGCGGCTGAAGCAGGACATGGCGCGGGGGGACCTGGACCTCGGGGACTGGTTCGTGCCGTTCGCGTCGATCACCGCCTCGCTGGGGCTCACCGCGCCTCCGGTGCTGCTCGGCATGTACGTGGGGGCGCGGCGGCGGCTGATGGAGAGCCTGCGCGAGCGGGCGGACAGTCTGGAGCGGGAGCTCCAGTTGCTGGCGGAGCGGGCCGAGGAGCGGGCCGAGTGGGCCAGGAACGAGGAGCGGACGCGGATCGCGCGGGAGATGCACGACGTGGTCGCGCACCGGGTGAGTCTGATGGTGGTGCACGCGGCGGCGTTGCAGGCGGTGGCGCGGAAGGACCCGGAGAAGGCGGTGCGGAACGCGGCGCTGGTGGGGGACATGGGGCGGCAGGCGCTGACCGAGTTGCGGGAGATGCTCGGGGTGCTGCGCAGTGGTGGTGTCGAGCGCCGGGAGCGGGCGGTGTCGGCGGCGCCGTTGGCGGCGGTGGGGGCGGCGGCCGCGGCGGCGGCGTCGCGGGCGGCCGCGGAGGAGGGCGGTCCGTGTCTGGCGGAGCTGGAGGAGCTGGTCGGGCAGTCGGCGGCGGCGGGGATGGCGGTGGAGCTGTCGGTGGAGGGTGAGCCGCGGTCGTGTGCGGCGGAGGTGGAGCAGACGGCGTTCCGGGTGGTGCAGGAGGCGCTGACCAACGTCCACAAGCATGCGGCGGGGGCGAAGACGCAGGTGCGGCTCGCCTACCGGGCGTCGGAGATCGCGATGCAGGTGGAGAACGGGCCGCCGCCGGAGGGTTCGTCGGGGTCGTCGGCGCGGTTGCCGTCGGGTGGGAACGGCCTGGTGGGGATGAAGGAGCGGGTGCTCGCGCTGGGCGGGGTGTTCGTGTCGGGGCCGACGGAGGCGGGGGGTTTCCGGGTGTCGGCGGTGATCCCGGAGTCGTAGGGGCGGGGCGGGTCCCCGGTGGGGGCCGGGTCAGCCGGCGGTGAGGCGTACGGGCTGGATGCCGGTGACGAGGGCGACCAGGGCGTGGTCGAGGTCGGGGCCGAGGTACCAGTCGCCGGTGTGGTCGAGGGCGTAGACGCGGCCTTCGGCGTCGATGGCGAGCAGGGCCTGGGTGTCGGTCTCGCTGCCGAGGGGGCAGACCTCGGTGCCGAGGGCGCGGCCGAGGTCGCCGAGGGTGCGGGCCAGGTGGAGGCCGTGGAGGGGGTCGATGTGGAGGGTGGCGGGGGCGATCTGGCGGCCGGGGCCGGTGGGGGTGACGGTGAGGCCGCCGAATTCGGCCCAGGCCTCCACGGCGGCGGGGAAGACGGTGTGGCGGTGGCCGGCGGGTGAGGTGTGGCCGCGCAGGGTGTCGGCCCAGATCTCGGCCTGTTTGATGTCCCAGCGTCCGGGTTGCCAGCCGGCGGTGCGCAGGGCGGCGTCCACGGGGGCGGGGAAGCGCGTGGTCGGGGTGCGGTCGGTGTGCATCTGCCCTTGGTTCGTCGTGCGGGGGTGGGGGTGGTTCCCGGGGGTGGGCGGGGTGGTCAGCGGCCGGCCGCGGGGTCGACGATGCGGATGCCGAAGTGGGCGCTGAGGGCGGTGCAGGCGCGGCAGGGGTCGGCGAAGCTGCCGTGGAGCGGGTCGCCTTCCTCGCGGATGCGGCGGGCGGTGAGTTTGGCGTGTTTGAGGGCTTTGCGGGCTTCGCCGTTGGTCATGGGTCTGCGGCTGGCGCGTTTGCTGCGGGCGGCGTCGGCGGCGGTGATGTGCCGGGAGATGAGGAGGGTCTCGGCGCAGCGGCCGGTGAAGCGGTCGCGCTGGCCGCTGGTGAGGGTGTCGAGGAAGTCCTGGACGAGGGGGTGGAGGGCGGGGGGTGTGTCGCCGCGGGCGGCGGTGCCGGTGAGGGTGGTGCCGCGGACGGAGAGGGCGGCGGCGATGGTGGGGAGTATGCCGTCGCGGCGGTGCCGGAGGGTGGGGGTGCGGGCGGCGTCGGTGGCGCTCCAGCCGACGCGCGGGTCGCCGGTCCGGGGGTCGCCGGACCGGCTGGTGTGCGGTCCCGAGTGTGGTCCCGTCTGCGTCACGCTCATGATCATCATCCCCTCCTGAGCATCCCCCCGGATGTCACAGAGTGCCAAATGGCGTGGCTCGTGGGGAAGCTGGGGCCGGGTGACACGCGGGTGTTCGAGCGTGCTGTCACGGTGGGGTGACGGCCGGTCACGGGGGTGGACGGGGGTGGCGGCCGGTGCCGGTGACCGGTGTCGTCGTACCGCATAGGCTGTCGGCACCGCGGGCCGTGCGGTGACGCGTGTGGCCCGGTGGGGTGGCGGGACGTCCGGTGGGGCGGACCGCCGGCCAGTCAGCCAGACGTGATTCGAGACGTGACAGTCGATACGGAGCGTGGTGCGCCTCGGGTGTTCCACGGGTCGTACTGAATGCCGCAGGGGGCAACCGCCATGACGACAGGTCGGCTCGGGCTGGGGGCTGCTCCCGGCTCCCAGGCCGGGGGACAAGCCGTGCCGCCGAACGCGGCCTACGCCGGGCAGGTCGTGCATTTCCCGGATCCGGTCAGGGCGGCCCGTCATCCCCGGGGGGTGCGGGTGGACGAGCGTGGCTATCCCGATTTCTCACCGTATGCCCGGGCGGCGGTGGAGATCGCCGATCCGCCGGAGGGTTTCGGGGTCGACGAGTTGCGGCTGACGGACTACGTGTCGGCGAACGCGGCGCTGTCGGCGGCGGGGCACGAGTTGTGGGACACGGTGCCGGCGGTGGCGACGCCGCACGGCTGGACGTGGCACCACGTGGCGGGCACGCGGCGGCTGGAGCTGGTCCCGGTCGAGGTGAAGGCGCTGCTGCGGCACCACGGGGGGATCGCGACGGCCGCCGTCGACCAGGGCAAGCGGGGGACGCGTCCGTTGCAGGAGACGCGTCCGGCGCACTTCGGGCTGCCGAAGTCGGGTGTGGCGGTGACGGAGTCGCAGGTGCAGGGGGCCGAGGAGGATCTCGGGTACCGGCTGCCGGGTGCCTACCGGTCGTTCCTGAAGGCGGCGGGCGGGTGCGCGCCGGTGGGGACGGCGCTCGACGCCGAGCTGGGGCTGCTGGTGGACCAGCCGTTCTTCACGGTGCGGGAGGAGGCGGCCGTCAACGATCTGGTCTACGTCAACAAGTGCCTGCGCGACCATCTGACGAAGGATTACCTGGGGGTGGCCTTCGTCCAGGGCGGGTTGCTGGCGGTGAAGGTGAAGGGGGACCGGGTCGGTTCCGTGTGGTTCTGCGCGTACGACGACGCGCGGGACGTGGATCCGTCGTGGTCTCCGGCGGAGCGGGTGGAGCGGCTGCTGCTGCCGTGCGGGGAGGACTTCGACGTCTTCCTGACGCGGTTGGCGGGTTCCCCGCCGGAGCTGGAGACGGTGGCGAATCTGATGGTGGACGGGGGCTTCGCGCGCGTGGTGTCCCCTACGGGGCCCGCCGCGGCTTTTGCGGCCTCGGCCGGGGAGTGAGCTGGCGATGGTGACGTTCGCGCAGGCGCAGGAGCGCGCCGAGGAGTGGATCAACGGCGATGTGCCGTCGTCCGGGCACCGCGAGGTGCGGGTGCGGGAGTTCGAGCTCGGGTTCGTGGTGTGGCCGGAGGACCGGGCGGACGGGCCGCGTTCGGACGGGGGCGCGCAGCGGCTGGTGATCGCGCGGGACAGCGGTGAGGCGACGCTGTGGCCCGCGCTGCCGGTGGGTGAGGTGATCCGCCGGTACGAGGAGGATTACGGCCGTCCGGATCCGGTGGACGAGCCGGCGCCGGTGCCGGCGGCGCGCGTCGATCTGAACCAGACGTCGTTCCTGCTGACTCCGCCGAAGTGGTTGCAGGAGGCGGCGGACCGGATGGGCGGGCCGGAGCGGCGGGGGGCCGGCGCGGGTGACGAGACCGGTGCCGGTGCCCCGCCGGCCGGGCCTCCGGTCGCGGCGCGGGCGGCGTCGGGGGTGCCGGGGGTGCCCGGGGGGTCGGCCGGTGGTGGTGCGGTGGTGCCGGGTGGTCCCGCCGGGGCGACGCCGTGGACCGGGACGGACACCAGCGCGGACGCCGGGGACGACCGTTCCGTGCCGCTGCCCGAAACCGTGTCCGCTCCGCCGTTGAGCGGAGCCGACGACGACCCGGAGCCGGGTGTGCCGCCGCAGGAGGCGCCTCGGCCGCCGGCCGGTCCGGGGACGCCTCCGTACGGTTCCGTGCCGGGTGCCGGGGCATCGACGCCCCCTGGGCCGGGCGCGATGCCGCCCGGCGCGCCGGGGGCCGCGCCGCCGCCCGTCCCGCCGGGTCCCTCCGGGGCGCCGCTGCCTCAGGAGGCGCCCGTGCCGCTGGGTCGGGAGGGGCTCGGTGGTGCGGGGGGTGGCGCTGCCGGGACCTCGGGGGGGACTGGTGCCGGTGGTGCCGGCGGTGTGGCTGGTACTGCTGCTCCCGGCGTCGCCGGTACTCCCGATGCTGCCGGTACTGCGGGTGCTGCCGGGACGGCGGGTGCCGCGGGTGTTCCGCATCCGGCCGCGCCTCCCGGTGCCTCCGGTGTGCCGGGGGCGCCCGTTCCCCAGCCGCCTGTGCCTCCGGTAGCCCCGCAGCCTCCGGGAGCCTCGCAGTCTCCGGGTGTCCCCGGTGCCCCCGGCATGCCCGCCGCTCCGGCCGCGCCCCCGGCCGGTGGGCCCGGTGTGCCTCCGGTCGGCGGGCCCGGCGTGCCGCCTCCCTCGGCTCCCGGTGTGCCGCTTCCGCCCGCGGCGCCGGGCACGCCTCCTGCGGTGCAGGGGTCGGGCGCGCAGGTGCCGCCGGCTCCCGGCGCGCCCCTGCCGCCGCCCGGTCCGGGCGCGCCCGTGCCGCCGCATCCGGGCGTGCCGTTCCCGCCCCCGGCTCCGGGCGCGTCCCCGGTGCCGCCGGTCCCGGGAGCGCCCGCCGGGCACGGTGCTCCCGGGCCCGTGCCGCCCGGCGCGGTGCCGCCGCCCGGCGGTCCCGTGCCCGGCCCGCCCCCGGCGTACGGCTACCCGCCGCGGCCCACCGGTCTGCCCACCGTCGGCCCCGGCTACCAGGCCGTGCTGCGCTACCGGGCGCAGGACGGTTCCGAGCAGCAGCTCATCCGGCGCTCGGCGCCGGGCATGCCGCACCCGGAGTGGCAGATCTTCCACGAGCTGCGTGCCATGAACGTGCCGCCGGACCAGGTGCTGGAGCTGCACACGGAGCTGGAGCCGTGCGAGCTGCCGGGGGCGTACTGCGCCCGGATGATCCGGGAGCAGTGGCCGCAGGCACGGCTCGCGTCCATCGCGCCCTACGGCACGGACCACGCGAGCCGGCAGCAGGGTATGCGTCAACTGCTGGCTCACCAGGGGGAGTTGCACCAGGTGGCCGACGGTCCGGCGCGGCCGGCCCCGGTGCGGGCGCCGCTGCCGCCGGTGCAGGCGCTGCCGCCGGTGCCGCCGGAGGCGGTCGCGCAGGAGCTGGCGGGGGCGTTCGGGCCGGGGCTGTTCCGGTTCGAGCGGGCCGCGGTGGACCGGCAGGGGGTGCCGCCGGTCGTGGCGCACACCCTGGTGGTGGCGGGTCTGCCGGTGGACATGGGCCCGTTCTTCTGGGCGCAGGCCCAGCCGGGCCGTCCGGTGCCGACGCTGGCCGAGCTGGCGGCCGAGCGGGGCGTGCGGCCGGCCCCGGACGCGGGCTCGTATCTCGTCGTGGGCAGCGACTTCGGCAAGGCGATCTGTGTGCAGTACGGCACGGCGAACATCGTCGCGGTGCCGGTGGAGGCGGGGCCGGGCGGTGCGCCGGTGCCGCCGCAGTTCGTGAACACGGGGCTGCCGGAGTTCGCGCGCTGCCTGGCGTTGCTGGGCCGGATGTGGCGGCTGAGGTACGGGCTGAACCAGGAGCAGGCGGGCCGCTGGACCGTCGACTTCCAGGCCCAGTTGGCCGCCTTGGACCCGGCGGCGCTGGGATCGCCGGAGAGCTGGTGGTCGGTGCTGCTGGAGCAGATGTGGGACGGGCTGCTGTGACCCCGGTCCGCTGACGCCGGGTGAGGGGCCCGGCCCGGTCGTGCGATGCCGACCGGGCCGGGCCCCTCGGCGTCGCGTACGGGACATCCGCACGTCCGTACCCTCAGGCCGTACGGAACGGGTCGTACCGTATGTACGGAGTGTCGGATTATGTCACTTACGTCTGATCCTTCAAGATGTGCGCATGAGCAGCGCATCCGGATCGCCCCACGGCTTCGTGGCCGTACGGGGGCGCGGCTACCGTCCCGAGCAGGTCGACGCCCGCGTCACCGCCCTCTCCGCGGAGCGGGACGCCGCCTGGGAACGGGCGGCCCGGCTGACCGTGCTCGCCCGGGAGATGGAAGCGGAGACCACCCGGCTGCGGGAGGCGGTGGAGCGGCTCGCGCCGCAGACGTACGAGGCGCTCGGGGGGCGCGCGCGGCGCGTCTTCCGGCTCGTACGCGAGGAGGCCACGGCACTCGTGGAGGGTGCGCGGCGTGCGGGGGAGCGCGCGATGGAGGAGGCGCGGGCCCATGCGCACGGCGTGCGCAAGGACGCGCAGGCGTACGCCGACGCCGTACGCGCCGAGGCCGACGAGCGCGCCCGGCAGCGGCTGCTCGCGGCGCGCGCCGAGGCCGAGGGGATCCGGGTGGCGGCCCGGCGCGCGGTGAAGGAGAGCCGCCGCGAGGGGCTGGCCGTGCTGCGGGAGGCGCGGCGGAGCGCCTCGGAGACGCTCGCCGGCCAGTCGCGGGAGCACGCCGAGCGGTGGGCGGGGGAGGAGCGGGCCGAGGCGGCGCGGGCGGCGGCCCTGAACAGGCACCGGGCGGAGCTGCTGAAGCGGGCCGAGGACGCGCTCGCCGAGGCGGAGCGGGACCTGGCCGGAGCCCGGGAGGCGGCTCGGCGCCGGCAGGAGGAGGCGCGGGCCCGGGCGGCGGAGGTGATCGCCGAGGCGCGGGTGCACGAGGAGCGCGTCGCGAGCGAGACGGAGCGGGTGCTCCACGAACACGGGGAGCGCTGGGACGCCGTACGGGCCGAGATGGACCAGGCGCGCAGCCGGCTGGACGCGCTCTCGGCGCGGGTGGCGAGGTGAGCGCGGGAGCCGCGGGAGGCTCCCGCGGCTCCCGCGCGCGGCGCGGCGCGCCGCGCCCGTGTCGGCGGCGACGCGGGCCGTGCCGCATCGGTGTCGGTTCGGTGCCGTCGGTGTCCGCGGTGGGCGCGACCACCGCGGATACCGACGCCGTCAGTCCTTGAGCACCGGGAAGACGCGCGGCGCCAGCACCAGCAGCACCAGGAACGCCAGGGCGGCCGCGCCCGCAGCGCCCAGATAGACGGCGTGGACGGCGTCGGCGATGGCGCGCCGGGTCGCTTCGGGGGCGGTGCCCGCGTCCAGGGCCCGGGTGACCGAGTCGAGGTCGCCGGAGCCGCCGAGCCGGGCGGCCAGCACGCCGTTGGCGATCGCGCCGAAGACGGCCGCGCCGGCGGTCTGGCCGGTCTGGCGGCAGAAGAGGACGGACGCGGTCGCCGTACCCCGCTCGGCCCACACCACCGTCGACTGCACACCGACGATGAGCGGAAGCTGGAACAGGCCGAGCGCGGCGCCGAGCAGCAGCATCAGCAGGGCCGGCTGCCAGGGCTCGCCGGGATAGGGGAGGAAGGGGAAGGCCAAGAGGATCAGCGTGGCCGCGCCGATGCCGAGCATCGCCGTGTCGCGGAAGCCGATCCTGCGGTAGACGTGCTGGCTCAGCGCCGCCGACACCGGCCAGCTCAGCGTCCACACCGACAGGACGAAACCGGCCGCGACCGGCGCGAGACCCAGCACCGACTGGGCGTACGTCGGCAGGAAGACCGTCGGCGCCACCATCAGCAGGCCGAGCGCGCCGAGCGCGAGATTGACCGCGGCGATGGTGCGGCGCCGCCACACCCAGCCCGGGATGATCGGCTCCGCCGCCCGGCGTTCGATCACCACCACGGCCACGAGCAGCAGCAGGCCCGCACCGAACAGCGCGAGGGAGGGCGGCGACAGCCACGGCCAGGCCACTCCGCCCTGCACCAGCGCGGTGAGCAGGGCGCCGCCGCAGGCGAACACGGCCAGCGCGCCCGCCCAGTCGACGCGGGGGCGGGCGGCGGACGGCTCCCGCCGCGGCTCGCGCAGATGACGGACGATCAGCCACAGCGCGACGGCCCCGACGGGCAGGTTGACCAGGAAGATCCAGCGCCAGTCGGCGTACGCGGCGAGGACGCCGCCCAGTCCGGGGCCGGCCACCGCGGACACCGCCCACACGGTCGACAGCCTGGCCTGGATCTTGGGGCGTTCCTCCAGCGGGTACAGGTCGGCGGCGAGCGTCTGCACCGTGCCCTGCAAGGCCCCGCCGCCCAGGCCCTGGACGACGCGGAAGGCGATCAGGGCGGCCATGTTCCAGGCCAGCGCGCACAGCAGGGAGCCGAGGAGGAAGAGCGCGGCGCCCGCGATCAGGACCGGTTTGCGGCCGAAGGTGTCGGAGAGCTTGCCGTAGAGGGGCAGGGTGACGGTGACGGCCAGCAGATAGCCGGAGAACAGCCAGGAGAAGACGGAGAATCCGCCGAGGTCGCCGACGATCTGCGGGACGGCGGTGGAGACGATGGTGGAGTCCAGGGCTGCCAGCGCCATCGCCAGCATCAGTGCGGCGACGACCGCGCCGCGCCGGTGCGCCGTGGTGGGCCGTTCGGTGTCGCGTATCGCCGGTCTGGTGCTGTCCACCCGGGTTCTCCCCCTGCCCCTGTGCCGTTCTGCTTTCCCTGTGCAGCTATCTGCCGGGTCAGCTTCCCACTCGGCCCGCCGCCGCGGGAGGGCGGAGGCCGGGTGCGTCCAAGGGGGGAGGCCGACCCCTAGGCATGCTCCGCCGGAGGGGGGAGGGCCCCTAGGGGTACCTCCGTACTACGGCTCGGGGAGGGTTCGTACCGCCGTAGGACGAGAGGGGGCGGGTGCCGTCCTTAATCTGGCCTTACGCCGTCGGGGGGCGGCGGACCGCAGCAGTGGGGGTGGGGTTTTCCTCAGGAAAAGAGTGCGCTGAACACCAGCGCGCCGGGCCGTGTCCGGGCGGCAGACTCATCGGCGAACCACATCGACGCACCACATCGACGCACCGCATGGCGGGGCGACTTGGCGGGGGCACTTCGCTGGGAGCGCCTCGACGGGGCGCCCCAAGGGGGCACTTCGCGGGGGCGCCTCGCGTGACGGCAGGACCGGCGGCCGCCGCCCGGCCGCGGGACCGGTCGGCGGGTGACCGCCGGGTGGCCGGCAGGACCGTACCGATTTTCGTTCGTACATACGCGTCACACGACGCGCCATTGATATCCGATATAGGAGACATCCCATGACATCGGCCGTGACCATTCCCAGGCACGGAAGTACTGGAGGGCGTACGGCCGTTGCCGCGCGGGCGCGGCAGGTCGTGAAGGCCTACGGGTCGGGGGAGACCCGGGTCGTCGCCCTCGACCACGTGGACGTGGACATCGCCCGCGGACAGTTCACCGCGATCATGGGCCCCTCGGGGTCCGGCAAGTCCACGCTGATGCACTGCCTGGCCGGCCTCGACACCGTCACCAGCGGGCACATACACCTGGACGAGACCGAGATCACCGGCCTGAAGGACAAGAAGCTCACCCGACTGCGCCGGGACCGGATCGGGTTCATCTTCCAGGCGTTCAACCTGCTGCCGACGCTGAACGCGCTCGAGAACATCACGCTGCCCATGGACATCGCGGGCCGCAAGCCGGACCGGGAGTGGCTCGCCCGGGTCGTGGACACCGTGGGGCTCGCCGGGCGGCTCAAGCACCGGCCGACCCAGCTTTCCGGCGGACAGCAGCAGCGCGTCGCCGTGGCGCGGGCGCTCGCCGCCCGGCCCGAGATCATCTTCGGTGACGAGCCCACCGGCAACCTCGACTCCCGCGCCGGCGCCGAGGTGCTGGGCTTCCTGCGCCGGTCGGTCGACGAACTCGGCCAGACCATCGTGATGGTCACCCACGACCCGGTGGCCGCCTCCTACGCGGACCGGGTGCTGTACCTGGCCGACGGCCGCATCGTCGACGAGATGTACCAGCCCACCGCCGAGCAGGTCCTGGACCGCATGAAGGACTTCGACGCCCGGGGGCGGACGTCATGACCGTGCTGAAGACCTCGCTGCGCAACTTCTTCGCGCACAAGGGCCGCATGGCGCTGTCGGCGGTGGCGGTGCTGCTGTCGGTGGCATTCGTCAGCGGCACCCTGGTGTTCACCGACACCATGAACACGACGTTCGACAAGCTCTTCGCCTCCACCTCCTCCGACGTGACCGTCACCCCGA
It contains:
- a CDS encoding SUKH-4 family immunity protein, which translates into the protein MVTFAQAQERAEEWINGDVPSSGHREVRVREFELGFVVWPEDRADGPRSDGGAQRLVIARDSGEATLWPALPVGEVIRRYEEDYGRPDPVDEPAPVPAARVDLNQTSFLLTPPKWLQEAADRMGGPERRGAGAGDETGAGAPPAGPPVAARAASGVPGVPGGSAGGGAVVPGGPAGATPWTGTDTSADAGDDRSVPLPETVSAPPLSGADDDPEPGVPPQEAPRPPAGPGTPPYGSVPGAGASTPPGPGAMPPGAPGAAPPPVPPGPSGAPLPQEAPVPLGREGLGGAGGGAAGTSGGTGAGGAGGVAGTAAPGVAGTPDAAGTAGAAGTAGAAGVPHPAAPPGASGVPGAPVPQPPVPPVAPQPPGASQSPGVPGAPGMPAAPAAPPAGGPGVPPVGGPGVPPPSAPGVPLPPAAPGTPPAVQGSGAQVPPAPGAPLPPPGPGAPVPPHPGVPFPPPAPGASPVPPVPGAPAGHGAPGPVPPGAVPPPGGPVPGPPPAYGYPPRPTGLPTVGPGYQAVLRYRAQDGSEQQLIRRSAPGMPHPEWQIFHELRAMNVPPDQVLELHTELEPCELPGAYCARMIREQWPQARLASIAPYGTDHASRQQGMRQLLAHQGELHQVADGPARPAPVRAPLPPVQALPPVPPEAVAQELAGAFGPGLFRFERAAVDRQGVPPVVAHTLVVAGLPVDMGPFFWAQAQPGRPVPTLAELAAERGVRPAPDAGSYLVVGSDFGKAICVQYGTANIVAVPVEAGPGGAPVPPQFVNTGLPEFARCLALLGRMWRLRYGLNQEQAGRWTVDFQAQLAALDPAALGSPESWWSVLLEQMWDGLL
- a CDS encoding MFS transporter, translating into MDSTRPAIRDTERPTTAHRRGAVVAALMLAMALAALDSTIVSTAVPQIVGDLGGFSVFSWLFSGYLLAVTVTLPLYGKLSDTFGRKPVLIAGAALFLLGSLLCALAWNMAALIAFRVVQGLGGGALQGTVQTLAADLYPLEERPKIQARLSTVWAVSAVAGPGLGGVLAAYADWRWIFLVNLPVGAVALWLIVRHLREPRREPSAARPRVDWAGALAVFACGGALLTALVQGGVAWPWLSPPSLALFGAGLLLLVAVVVIERRAAEPIIPGWVWRRRTIAAVNLALGALGLLMVAPTVFLPTYAQSVLGLAPVAAGFVLSVWTLSWPVSAALSQHVYRRIGFRDTAMLGIGAATLILLAFPFLPYPGEPWQPALLMLLLGAALGLFQLPLIVGVQSTVVWAERGTATASVLFCRQTGQTAGAAVFGAIANGVLAARLGGSGDLDSVTRALDAGTAPEATRRAIADAVHAVYLGAAGAAALAFLVLLVLAPRVFPVLKD
- a CDS encoding ABC transporter ATP-binding protein — its product is MTSAVTIPRHGSTGGRTAVAARARQVVKAYGSGETRVVALDHVDVDIARGQFTAIMGPSGSGKSTLMHCLAGLDTVTSGHIHLDETEITGLKDKKLTRLRRDRIGFIFQAFNLLPTLNALENITLPMDIAGRKPDREWLARVVDTVGLAGRLKHRPTQLSGGQQQRVAVARALAARPEIIFGDEPTGNLDSRAGAEVLGFLRRSVDELGQTIVMVTHDPVAASYADRVLYLADGRIVDEMYQPTAEQVLDRMKDFDARGRTS